From the genome of Schaalia dentiphila ATCC 17982, one region includes:
- the htpX gene encoding zinc metalloprotease HtpX encodes MVHRNYHNGLKTTLLLGGMWALLLAIGAMIAAGTGRAVWLFVFAGIGLVQTAYSYWNSATIALRSMGAYRVSEVQYPQLYAIVRELAARAQQPMPSIWVAPSLTPNAFATGRNPNNAAVCCTEGILAILNERELRGVLGHELMHVYNRDILTTSVAAAMGGLITSIAQGLLFFGGGNRREGGGVGFLGLLAMSIMAPFVSMLIQFSLSRTREFDADEDGAMLTQDPLALASALRKLEMATDRRPMEDTPRTRNVAAMMIANPFRGQSVMRLFSTHPPMEQRIARLEKIAGY; translated from the coding sequence ATGGTGCACCGCAACTATCACAACGGTCTGAAGACGACGCTCCTGCTGGGAGGCATGTGGGCGCTGTTGCTCGCTATTGGTGCGATGATCGCCGCAGGTACGGGGCGTGCCGTGTGGTTGTTTGTGTTCGCGGGCATTGGGCTCGTCCAGACGGCTTATTCGTATTGGAATTCTGCGACGATCGCGCTCCGTTCTATGGGTGCATACCGGGTGAGCGAGGTGCAGTACCCGCAGCTGTACGCGATCGTTCGTGAGCTGGCGGCGCGCGCACAGCAGCCGATGCCGTCGATCTGGGTGGCGCCGTCGCTGACGCCGAATGCCTTTGCGACGGGGCGTAACCCGAACAATGCGGCGGTGTGCTGCACGGAGGGCATCCTGGCTATTCTCAATGAGCGTGAGCTGCGCGGAGTGCTGGGGCACGAGCTGATGCATGTCTATAACCGCGACATTCTGACGACGTCCGTTGCTGCGGCGATGGGCGGTCTGATCACGTCGATCGCGCAGGGACTGCTCTTCTTCGGAGGGGGGAACCGTCGAGAGGGCGGGGGAGTGGGCTTCCTTGGCCTCCTTGCGATGAGCATCATGGCACCTTTTGTGTCGATGCTTATCCAGTTCTCGCTGTCGCGTACGCGTGAGTTCGATGCTGACGAGGATGGCGCGATGTTGACGCAGGATCCGCTGGCTCTGGCGTCGGCGCTGCGCAAGCTGGAGATGGCAACGGACCGGCGTCCGATGGAAGACACCCCGCGCACGCGCAACGTGGCCGCGATGATGATCGCGAACCCCTTCCGCGGGCAGTCTGTTATGCGCCTGTTTTCAACGCACCCGCCGATGGAGCAGCGCATTGCGCGACTGGAGAAGATTGCGGGCTATTAA
- a CDS encoding YajQ family cyclic di-GMP-binding protein, with amino-acid sequence MADSSFDVVSKLDRQEVDNAVNQTAKEIANRYDFRGVDAAITLSGDTIAMEANSASRVMAILDVLQSKLIRRGLSLKVLDYKDREPKASGKLFKLACPLKEGIPQDTAKKISKLIREEGPKGVKAQIQGDELRVSSKSRDDLQAVIALLKGPKGEELDVALQFVNYR; translated from the coding sequence ATGGCAGACTCCTCCTTCGACGTTGTCTCCAAGCTCGACCGTCAGGAGGTCGACAACGCCGTCAACCAGACCGCCAAGGAGATCGCCAACCGCTACGACTTCCGTGGCGTCGACGCTGCCATCACCCTCAGCGGCGACACGATTGCAATGGAGGCGAACTCCGCCTCCCGCGTCATGGCAATCCTCGATGTCCTCCAGTCCAAGCTGATCCGTCGCGGCCTGTCCCTCAAGGTCCTGGACTACAAGGACCGCGAACCCAAGGCCTCCGGCAAGCTCTTCAAGCTCGCCTGTCCCCTCAAGGAAGGCATTCCCCAGGACACCGCCAAGAAGATCTCCAAGCTCATCCGTGAGGAAGGCCCCAAAGGCGTCAAGGCACAGATCCAGGGTGACGAACTTCGCGTTTCTTCGAAGTCACGCGACGACCTGCAGGCCGTCATCGCTCTCCTGAAGGGCCCCAAGGGCGAGGAGCTGGACGTCGCCCTCCAGTTCGTGAACTACCGCTGA
- the rpmG gene encoding 50S ribosomal protein L33 — MASKSQDVRPKITLACSECKERNYITKKNRRNTPDRLELAKYCPRCHKSTAHRETR, encoded by the coding sequence GTGGCAAGCAAGTCCCAGGACGTTCGCCCCAAGATCACTCTGGCCTGCTCGGAGTGCAAGGAGCGCAACTACATCACCAAGAAGAACCGTCGTAACACGCCGGATCGTCTCGAGCTGGCGAAGTACTGCCCGCGCTGCCACAAGTCGACGGCGCACCGCGAGACCCGCTGA
- a CDS encoding sialidase family protein, translated as MTDSVDFCCIVAPKGAGEARIPGLVTLADERTVLFFDERPAPTSGTGSDFNGLTMASDLPNPNRILWMEREGSGRWSESHPLPAGGPPVSSDACVGVDGDGLMHLAFASTDGRVGYMDSRADGERLRAWWAWGSGPGDFAYVDMTDELYELTGADALFATSGGTVALDGAVALPYVVRVGDETHVRVAYARAGRLVGAADPLVGDGGVLLDETTLGVWDGRLVANCRIQGFEGRGSGARCLAWGDGRTWEGACLWELEDPGCNARMIGDLFVHPGRRDARAGGEILRLTPPWEGEVRAEVVSSLGDGTFGYSDVTFVGDEAVVVFERDRGLWEATVRR; from the coding sequence ATGACTGACTCTGTCGACTTCTGTTGCATCGTCGCTCCGAAGGGCGCGGGCGAGGCGCGCATCCCCGGCCTCGTGACGCTCGCGGATGAGCGCACCGTCCTGTTCTTTGACGAGCGGCCGGCCCCGACCTCGGGCACGGGATCTGACTTCAACGGGCTGACGATGGCCTCGGATCTACCGAATCCGAACCGTATCCTGTGGATGGAACGCGAGGGCTCGGGACGGTGGAGTGAGTCGCACCCGCTTCCCGCCGGCGGCCCGCCCGTCTCTTCGGATGCGTGTGTCGGCGTGGACGGCGACGGGCTCATGCATCTGGCGTTCGCGTCGACGGATGGGCGCGTGGGCTACATGGACTCGCGTGCGGATGGCGAGCGACTGCGCGCCTGGTGGGCGTGGGGGAGTGGCCCAGGAGACTTCGCCTATGTGGACATGACGGACGAGCTCTATGAGCTCACGGGCGCCGACGCGCTGTTTGCGACGTCTGGCGGCACGGTCGCGCTTGACGGGGCTGTGGCTCTCCCCTACGTCGTGCGCGTGGGGGATGAGACGCACGTGCGCGTCGCGTACGCCCGCGCGGGTCGCCTCGTCGGTGCGGCGGACCCGCTTGTTGGCGACGGGGGAGTGCTCCTCGACGAGACGACGCTCGGCGTGTGGGACGGTCGCCTCGTCGCGAACTGCCGTATCCAAGGTTTTGAAGGCAGGGGCTCGGGTGCCCGCTGCCTCGCGTGGGGCGATGGGCGCACCTGGGAGGGCGCGTGCCTCTGGGAGCTGGAGGACCCCGGCTGCAACGCCCGCATGATCGGGGATCTGTTCGTGCATCCCGGACGCCGCGACGCCCGTGCGGGTGGCGAGATCCTGCGCCTCACCCCGCCGTGGGAGGGTGAAGTGCGCGCCGAGGTGGTCTCCTCCTTGGGCGATGGCACGTTCGGATACAGCGACGTGACCTTCGTCGGGGACGAGGCCGTGGTGGTCTTCGAGCGCGACCGCGGCCTGTGGGAGGCTACCGTTCGTCGCTAA
- a CDS encoding FadR/GntR family transcriptional regulator, which translates to MDAIKSYILRHGLHPGDRLPTESALCADLGVSRSSVREALRRLQALDIVTVRQGSGSYVGEMSMQPLVETLVLRAALDEINGAQSLHAIIDTRQALDLGIAVPLTRAMKGTTNPHLWELVEAMTEYAHSGSTYLEQDIAFHSGLLAYVENELMHQLVAAMWLVHQSVTPQLAAASRQEMEDTAEAHAAILRACEAGDLEAYTAAVEAHYAPLLAIIEGR; encoded by the coding sequence ATGGATGCGATCAAGTCCTATATTCTGCGACATGGATTACATCCGGGCGATCGCCTCCCGACAGAATCGGCACTATGCGCCGACCTTGGCGTTTCGCGCTCGTCCGTGCGAGAAGCTCTCCGACGTCTCCAGGCCCTCGATATCGTGACGGTCCGTCAGGGTTCGGGGTCTTACGTCGGCGAGATGTCGATGCAGCCGCTCGTCGAAACCCTCGTCCTGCGCGCCGCCCTCGACGAGATCAACGGCGCGCAGTCCCTGCACGCGATCATCGACACGCGCCAGGCCCTCGACCTCGGGATCGCGGTCCCACTCACCCGGGCCATGAAGGGCACGACGAACCCGCACCTGTGGGAACTCGTCGAGGCGATGACCGAGTACGCACACTCGGGTTCGACCTACCTGGAGCAGGACATCGCGTTCCATTCCGGCCTCCTCGCCTACGTCGAGAACGAACTCATGCACCAGCTGGTGGCCGCCATGTGGCTCGTCCATCAGAGCGTGACTCCTCAGCTGGCCGCAGCGTCGCGCCAGGAAATGGAAGACACCGCCGAGGCCCACGCAGCTATCCTGCGAGCCTGCGAGGCCGGCGACCTCGAGGCATACACCGCCGCCGTCGAGGCGCACTACGCCCCGCTCCTCGCGATCATCGAAGGTCGCTAG
- a CDS encoding ABC transporter substrate-binding protein, which yields MRMRKHFATGAALTAAAAMILTACGGGSSTSTTSTDGGSKASDGPKGTITAGVAYETTDYGPITTSALGMGANWQVLEGLYRFNMADYSVSPALAAGDPEKISDTEYEVKLRDGAKFSDGTPVTAADFVASYERATSEKSIYRQFFTFVDSVEAKDDNTITIKLKHPFANLKERFVNVRVVPASMDEDSLKAKPIGTGPYKYENITATEITAVPNENYTGNEPAKVATLKWQSLKDDSARLAAAIGGTVDIMEAVPASAQDQLKGAGWNVESKPGYGNPFLMFNTQKAPFDKPEVRRAIVKAVDKQKLISSSLEGQAVEATSFLPEANPAYKKPSTDLSYDKDAAAKLLSDAGVSGLEVNLVSTDHPWVLSLVPQIKSDLEALGLKVNHTQMASSDLYANVTDVDNPTYDIVLAPGDPSVFGTDPGIIISWWNGDNVWTKKRDGWQASDPESFNKLQSIMDEAVQLDGDAAKAKWGEAQDLLAEKTVIFPLVFRNMITGSNPQKVEGFQPISSTGLQLLGVSAK from the coding sequence ATGCGAATGCGCAAACACTTCGCAACCGGCGCTGCACTGACCGCAGCTGCCGCCATGATCCTGACCGCGTGCGGCGGCGGATCGTCCACCAGCACCACGTCGACCGACGGCGGCTCGAAGGCTTCCGACGGACCGAAGGGTACGATCACCGCCGGTGTCGCCTACGAGACCACCGATTACGGCCCGATCACCACCTCGGCTCTCGGCATGGGTGCGAACTGGCAGGTCCTCGAGGGCCTGTACCGTTTCAACATGGCCGACTACTCCGTCAGTCCCGCGCTGGCCGCCGGTGACCCGGAGAAGATCTCCGACACCGAGTACGAGGTGAAGCTGCGCGACGGCGCGAAGTTCTCCGACGGCACCCCCGTGACCGCCGCCGACTTCGTGGCCTCCTACGAGCGCGCGACCTCCGAGAAGTCGATCTACCGTCAGTTCTTCACCTTCGTCGACTCCGTCGAAGCCAAGGACGACAACACCATCACGATCAAGCTCAAGCACCCCTTCGCCAACCTGAAGGAGCGTTTCGTTAACGTCCGCGTTGTCCCCGCGTCGATGGACGAAGACTCGCTCAAGGCGAAGCCGATCGGCACCGGCCCCTACAAGTACGAGAACATCACGGCGACCGAGATCACCGCTGTTCCGAACGAGAACTACACCGGCAACGAGCCCGCGAAGGTCGCCACCCTCAAGTGGCAGTCCCTCAAGGATGACTCCGCCCGCCTCGCCGCCGCCATCGGTGGCACCGTCGACATCATGGAAGCCGTTCCCGCCTCCGCGCAGGATCAGCTCAAGGGCGCTGGCTGGAACGTTGAGTCCAAGCCCGGCTACGGCAACCCCTTCCTGATGTTCAACACGCAGAAGGCTCCCTTCGACAAGCCCGAGGTTCGCCGCGCGATCGTCAAGGCCGTCGATAAGCAGAAGCTGATCAGCTCCTCGCTCGAGGGCCAGGCCGTTGAAGCTACCTCCTTCCTGCCCGAGGCGAACCCTGCCTACAAGAAGCCCTCGACCGATCTGTCCTACGACAAGGACGCCGCCGCCAAGCTCCTGAGCGACGCTGGCGTCTCCGGCCTCGAGGTGAACCTGGTGTCGACGGACCACCCGTGGGTCCTCTCGCTGGTTCCCCAGATCAAGTCCGACCTGGAGGCCCTGGGTCTGAAGGTCAACCACACTCAGATGGCTTCGTCTGACCTCTACGCCAACGTCACCGACGTTGACAACCCCACCTACGACATCGTCCTGGCCCCCGGCGACCCCTCGGTCTTCGGCACCGACCCCGGCATCATCATCTCGTGGTGGAACGGCGACAACGTCTGGACCAAGAAGCGCGACGGCTGGCAGGCCTCGGACCCCGAGTCCTTCAACAAGCTGCAGTCCATCATGGACGAGGCCGTTCAGCTCGACGGTGACGCCGCCAAGGCCAAGTGGGGCGAGGCTCAGGATCTGCTCGCTGAGAAGACCGTGATCTTCCCGCTCGTGTTCCGCAACATGATCACCGGATCCAACCCCCAGAAGGTGGAAGGATTCCAGCCGATCTCCTCCACCGGCCTGCAGCTGCTCGGTGTGAGCGCTAAGTAA
- a CDS encoding ABC transporter permease has protein sequence MNNLLRLIGRRLVALPIMVVGVSFLVFFIMSLSPIDPAYSALGETATPEALEEYRVQHGLNDPFFVQYGHYLWNMLHGDLGTYGVGTSNHVTDLVAQALPITLQLTFLGLFFAVIIAFPLGVLAALYRDRWPDQVIRVFSVIGIGTPSFWLAALLVLGFVQKLPVSGPLPAFSEDPSGWFLRMLLPAIALAVPVIGQMTRVVRTSMVEELDRDYVRTAVGAGIPKRIVVARNVLRNALITPVTVLGLRIGYLMGGAVVIEIIFSIDGMGKAVLLKGIQENWVTLVQGGALVVAIAFIVVNIIVDMLYLLINPRIRSV, from the coding sequence GTGAATAACCTTCTGCGACTCATCGGACGACGTTTGGTAGCCCTGCCGATCATGGTGGTCGGCGTGTCCTTCCTCGTCTTCTTCATTATGTCGCTGTCTCCCATTGACCCGGCCTACTCGGCACTGGGTGAGACCGCGACCCCCGAAGCTCTCGAAGAGTACCGTGTGCAGCATGGTCTCAACGACCCCTTCTTCGTTCAGTACGGTCACTACCTGTGGAACATGCTCCACGGTGACCTCGGCACCTACGGCGTTGGCACGTCCAACCACGTGACCGATCTGGTTGCTCAGGCTCTTCCGATCACCCTGCAGCTCACCTTCCTCGGCCTGTTCTTCGCCGTCATCATCGCTTTCCCCCTCGGTGTTCTCGCCGCTCTGTACCGCGACCGCTGGCCCGACCAGGTCATCCGCGTGTTCTCGGTCATCGGCATTGGCACCCCGTCTTTCTGGCTGGCAGCGCTGCTGGTCCTGGGATTTGTTCAGAAGCTTCCGGTCTCCGGCCCGCTGCCCGCGTTCAGCGAGGATCCGAGCGGCTGGTTCCTGCGAATGCTCCTTCCAGCTATCGCCCTGGCGGTTCCCGTCATCGGTCAGATGACGCGAGTCGTGCGTACCTCAATGGTTGAGGAACTGGATCGCGATTACGTCCGCACCGCGGTTGGCGCCGGTATCCCCAAGCGCATCGTCGTGGCCCGCAACGTGCTGCGTAACGCGCTCATCACGCCCGTGACCGTCCTCGGTCTGCGCATCGGCTACCTGATGGGTGGTGCGGTCGTCATCGAAATTATCTTCTCCATCGATGGAATGGGTAAGGCGGTCCTGCTCAAGGGCATCCAGGAAAACTGGGTCACCCTGGTGCAGGGTGGCGCGCTCGTCGTCGCGATCGCGTTCATCGTCGTCAACATCATCGTTGACATGCTCTACCTGCTCATCAATCCGCGTATTAGGTCGGTGTGA
- a CDS encoding dipeptide/oligopeptide/nickel ABC transporter permease/ATP-binding protein: MNQKEKLGKVTAKGARFSRISAMSTGSKIAMGLLALIVLVSILAPYVSPYGPDDIFDKWSAPSGEHLFGTDHVGRDIFARVLFGGRFSLMIGLCSTLIALFFGAIIGSIAAVVRKSFSEAIMRVMDIVMAVPGIAMAAVSVLVFGRTLSKSGNTFGLVIVIICSIAFVYIPQLSRIVRANVMAAYGEDYVRAVIVSGARAPWILTKHVMRNTAAPVLVFATVLVADAIILEASLTFIGSGLQATTVATWGNVLSEASSNLSVLLGKWWTAFFPGLFIMITVLCLNILSEGITDAMVAAPASAAVAQVDKDTDREADKLLLDPRRAYAEQAESLQARLDDLESVEGKRTDRFEAHLEKTPLLEVNDLCIKFERHGDVNVVDHVSFKVRPGETMGLVGESGCGKSITALTIMGLIDPKAQITGEILYQGENLLEKSAEERRALLGHEMAMIYQDALSSLNPAMLIKAQMKQLTSRGGTRSAEELLELVGLDPKRALESYPHELSGGQRQRVLIAMALTRDPKLIIADEPTTALDVTVQKQVIALLNELREKLGFAMIFVSHDLALVAEVAHHITVMYAGQVIEQAPTKELLTHPTHEYTRGLLGAVLSIESGSGRLHQVPGTVPSPRDFPKGDRFAPRSSHPDYGLDIRPVLTEVGPEHVYAALPPRDEADGFAQEMNGQEETR; this comes from the coding sequence ATGAATCAGAAAGAAAAGCTCGGCAAGGTCACCGCGAAGGGCGCACGTTTCTCGCGCATCAGTGCGATGTCCACCGGATCGAAGATTGCGATGGGCCTCCTTGCCCTCATCGTCCTCGTCTCGATCCTGGCGCCCTACGTTTCTCCCTACGGTCCCGATGACATCTTCGACAAGTGGAGCGCCCCTTCCGGTGAGCACCTGTTCGGAACCGACCACGTCGGCCGTGACATCTTCGCTCGCGTCCTGTTCGGCGGACGTTTCTCGCTGATGATCGGTCTGTGCTCGACCCTGATCGCCCTCTTCTTCGGCGCGATCATCGGCTCGATCGCAGCGGTCGTGCGCAAGTCCTTCTCCGAAGCGATCATGCGCGTCATGGACATCGTGATGGCGGTGCCCGGTATCGCCATGGCGGCTGTCTCCGTCCTGGTCTTCGGGCGCACGCTGTCCAAGTCCGGCAACACCTTCGGCCTGGTCATCGTTATCATCTGCTCGATTGCCTTCGTCTACATCCCGCAGCTGTCGCGCATCGTTCGCGCGAACGTCATGGCCGCCTACGGTGAGGACTACGTCCGCGCGGTGATCGTCTCCGGCGCCCGCGCTCCGTGGATCCTCACCAAGCACGTCATGCGCAACACGGCCGCCCCGGTGCTCGTGTTCGCGACCGTCCTCGTCGCCGACGCGATCATCCTCGAGGCCTCCCTGACCTTCATCGGTTCGGGCCTCCAGGCGACCACCGTAGCCACGTGGGGCAACGTCCTGTCCGAGGCCTCGTCGAACCTGTCGGTTCTGCTGGGCAAGTGGTGGACCGCGTTCTTCCCGGGCCTGTTCATCATGATCACGGTCCTGTGCCTCAACATTCTGTCTGAGGGCATCACCGACGCCATGGTGGCGGCTCCCGCGTCTGCGGCGGTCGCTCAGGTCGACAAGGATACCGACCGCGAGGCCGACAAGCTCCTCCTCGACCCGCGCCGCGCCTACGCCGAGCAGGCCGAGTCCCTGCAGGCCCGCCTCGACGACCTTGAGTCCGTCGAAGGCAAGCGCACCGACCGCTTCGAGGCGCACCTGGAGAAGACCCCGCTGCTCGAGGTCAACGACCTGTGCATCAAGTTCGAGCGTCACGGCGACGTCAACGTCGTCGACCACGTGTCCTTCAAGGTCCGCCCCGGCGAGACTATGGGCCTCGTGGGCGAGTCCGGCTGCGGCAAGTCGATCACGGCCCTGACCATCATGGGCCTCATCGACCCCAAGGCGCAGATCACGGGCGAAATCCTCTACCAGGGTGAGAACCTGCTCGAGAAGTCGGCCGAGGAGCGCCGCGCGCTGCTCGGTCACGAGATGGCCATGATCTACCAGGACGCCCTCTCGTCCCTGAACCCCGCCATGCTGATCAAGGCTCAGATGAAGCAGCTGACCAGCCGCGGTGGTACCCGCAGCGCCGAGGAGCTCCTCGAGCTCGTGGGCCTGGATCCCAAGCGCGCCCTCGAGTCCTACCCGCACGAGCTCTCGGGCGGCCAGCGTCAGCGTGTTCTCATCGCCATGGCCCTGACCCGCGACCCGAAGCTCATCATTGCGGACGAGCCGACCACCGCTCTGGACGTGACCGTCCAGAAGCAGGTCATCGCACTGCTCAACGAGCTGCGCGAGAAGCTCGGCTTCGCCATGATCTTCGTGTCCCACGACCTGGCGCTCGTCGCCGAGGTGGCACACCACATCACCGTCATGTACGCCGGCCAGGTCATTGAGCAGGCCCCCACCAAGGAACTGCTCACGCACCCGACCCACGAGTACACGCGCGGCCTGCTGGGCGCCGTCCTCTCGATCGAGTCCGGCTCCGGCCGACTCCACCAGGTGCCCGGCACCGTGCCCTCGCCTCGCGACTTCCCGAAGGGCGATCGTTTCGCCCCCAGGTCCTCGCACCCCGATTACGGACTGGACATCCGCCCGGTCCTCACCGAGGTCGGCCCCGAGCACGTGTACGCGGCTCTCCCGCCCCGCGACGAGGCTGATGGCTTCGCGCAGGAAATGAACGGTCAGGAGGAAACGCGATGA
- a CDS encoding ABC transporter ATP-binding protein, giving the protein MSDNTPIIELKDVEVTFTSRTGSLFKPNKVYAVRGVNMRIERGQMLGIVGESGCGKSTTANVMCGLQMPTAGQVFFNGKEVTKRSAAARREIGRVVSVVFQDPATALNPRMHVQDQLADPLRVHGIGDEASRAKRVRELISLVGLPSSALDALPGQLSGGQRQRVAIARALSIGPDAIIADEPTSALDVSVRAQILNLLTDLKKELGLAMVFISHDIQTVRYVSDRIAVMNGGKVVEEGPAAQLLSDPEDPYTRKLLGAAPSLLHPNLEGEK; this is encoded by the coding sequence ATGAGCGACAACACCCCGATCATCGAACTGAAGGACGTCGAGGTGACCTTCACCTCGCGTACCGGCTCCCTGTTCAAGCCCAACAAGGTCTACGCGGTGCGTGGCGTCAACATGCGCATCGAGCGCGGACAGATGCTGGGCATCGTCGGCGAGTCCGGCTGTGGCAAGTCCACGACCGCGAACGTCATGTGTGGCCTGCAGATGCCGACCGCCGGCCAGGTGTTCTTCAACGGTAAGGAGGTCACGAAGCGTAGCGCCGCCGCCCGCCGGGAGATCGGTCGCGTCGTCTCCGTGGTCTTCCAGGACCCCGCGACTGCCCTGAACCCCCGTATGCACGTCCAGGATCAGCTCGCTGACCCGCTGCGCGTGCACGGCATCGGCGACGAGGCCTCGCGAGCCAAGCGCGTGCGCGAACTGATCTCGCTCGTTGGCCTTCCCTCGAGCGCGCTCGACGCGCTTCCTGGACAGCTCTCGGGTGGCCAGCGCCAGCGCGTGGCCATTGCCCGAGCCCTGTCCATCGGCCCGGATGCGATCATCGCAGACGAGCCCACCTCCGCACTTGACGTGTCGGTGCGAGCACAGATCCTGAACCTGCTCACGGACCTCAAGAAGGAACTGGGTCTGGCGATGGTCTTCATCTCGCACGACATCCAGACCGTGCGTTACGTGTCTGACCGGATCGCCGTGATGAACGGCGGCAAGGTCGTCGAAGAAGGGCCGGCCGCACAGCTGTTGTCCGACCCGGAGGACCCCTACACCCGCAAGCTCCTGGGCGCCGCGCCCTCGCTCTTGCATCCCAACCTCGAAGGAGAGAAGTAA
- a CDS encoding dihydrodipicolinate synthase family protein — translation MSSNIRGVVPPLAIPLKDGELDVPSLERHINRLIEAGLDGLFVSGSTGEVAFSTAERRAQIQREAVRIVDGRIPLLVGVIDTETERVIENIKAVEEIGGATGVVATAPFYALGGETEVERHFRLLKENTSLELWAYDIPVCVHTKLSPDLLMRLGRDGIIDGVKDSSGDDVAFRWLCLANEAAGHPMQLLTGHEVVVDGAYMSGADGSVPGLANVDPEGYVRQWQAYERRDWEAVRTEQDRLAELMRIVQVKGVQGFGAGVGAFKAALHLLGVFDSPEMPRPVAAIEGDNMEHVASVLRAVDLLS, via the coding sequence ATGTCTTCGAACATCCGCGGCGTCGTGCCGCCCCTGGCCATTCCGCTCAAGGACGGCGAGCTCGACGTCCCTTCGCTCGAGCGTCACATCAACCGCCTGATCGAGGCCGGCCTCGACGGCCTGTTCGTGTCAGGCTCCACCGGTGAGGTCGCCTTCTCGACCGCCGAGCGCCGCGCCCAGATCCAGCGCGAAGCCGTGCGCATCGTCGACGGCCGCATCCCGCTCCTGGTCGGCGTCATCGACACCGAGACCGAGCGCGTCATCGAGAACATCAAGGCCGTGGAAGAGATCGGTGGCGCCACCGGCGTCGTCGCGACCGCCCCGTTCTACGCCCTCGGCGGCGAGACCGAGGTTGAGCGCCACTTCCGCCTCCTCAAGGAGAACACCAGCCTCGAGCTGTGGGCCTACGACATCCCCGTGTGCGTGCACACGAAGCTGTCGCCCGACCTGCTCATGCGCCTGGGCCGCGACGGTATCATCGACGGCGTCAAGGACTCCTCCGGCGACGACGTCGCGTTCCGCTGGCTGTGCCTGGCGAACGAGGCCGCCGGCCACCCGATGCAGCTGCTCACCGGCCACGAGGTCGTTGTTGACGGCGCCTACATGTCCGGCGCGGACGGCTCCGTGCCCGGCCTGGCCAACGTGGACCCCGAGGGCTACGTGCGCCAGTGGCAGGCCTATGAGCGTCGCGACTGGGAGGCCGTGCGCACCGAGCAGGACCGCCTCGCGGAGCTCATGCGCATCGTCCAGGTGAAGGGCGTGCAGGGCTTCGGTGCGGGCGTCGGCGCCTTCAAGGCCGCCCTGCACCTGCTCGGCGTCTTCGATTCGCCTGAGATGCCACGCCCGGTTGCCGCTATCGAGGGCGACAACATGGAGCATGTCGCGTCCGTGCTGCGCGCGGTTGACCTGCTCTCCTGA
- a CDS encoding ROK family protein, with amino-acid sequence MTTLLALDIGGTKVGWGIVEAGDTYEVTERGSIPTDAMRGGVDVAARICDLASSLVASHPQVAGVAVASAGVVDPSTGDIISATGTMPGWGGTPLGALLQEATGLKVCVLNDVHAHGLGEATLGAGQPYRTVLSIAVGTGIGGALVEDHQVSFGSRGIAGHVGHIHHHFAPDMTCSCGRKGHIESFCSGSGITAWYDSLRSDSDPEVDGGRALQELAESGNALAAACFSRSAFALGEATASLVNCVDPAVVILSGSMTRSGDIWWDALREGFAASAMTPVADTPILVGSLGGDAPLLGAVSFFLHA; translated from the coding sequence ATGACTACGCTCCTTGCCCTCGACATCGGTGGCACCAAGGTCGGGTGGGGCATCGTCGAGGCCGGTGACACCTACGAGGTCACCGAGCGTGGATCGATCCCCACCGACGCGATGCGCGGCGGAGTGGACGTGGCTGCTCGCATCTGCGACCTCGCTTCGTCCCTGGTCGCTTCTCACCCGCAGGTCGCGGGTGTCGCGGTCGCCAGCGCCGGCGTCGTCGACCCGTCGACCGGCGATATCATCTCCGCCACGGGCACGATGCCCGGTTGGGGAGGCACACCCCTGGGCGCTCTGCTTCAGGAGGCAACCGGCCTGAAGGTGTGCGTCCTCAACGACGTGCACGCGCACGGCCTGGGCGAGGCCACGCTCGGCGCCGGCCAGCCCTACCGCACCGTCCTGTCGATCGCCGTCGGCACCGGCATCGGTGGTGCCCTCGTCGAAGACCACCAGGTCTCCTTCGGGTCGCGCGGCATCGCCGGACACGTGGGCCACATCCACCACCACTTCGCCCCCGACATGACGTGCTCGTGCGGACGCAAGGGCCACATCGAGTCCTTCTGCTCCGGCTCGGGCATCACGGCCTGGTACGACTCGCTGCGCAGCGACTCCGACCCCGAGGTCGACGGTGGGCGCGCCCTGCAGGAGCTTGCCGAATCCGGCAACGCCCTGGCTGCCGCTTGCTTCTCCCGCTCCGCGTTCGCGCTCGGTGAGGCCACGGCCTCGTTGGTCAACTGCGTGGACCCGGCCGTCGTCATCCTGTCCGGGTCCATGACCCGCTCCGGGGACATCTGGTGGGACGCCCTGCGCGAAGGCTTCGCGGCCTCCGCGATGACGCCCGTCGCCGACACCCCCATCCTCGTTGGTTCCCTCGGTGGCGACGCGCCGCTGCTCGGAGCCGTTTCCTTCTTCCTGCACGCATAG